TCCCAGCATAGCTGATGGACTTGACAACGAGTCCGCGTCTCGAAGAGCAATGGCACTTGCGGGTATTGGAATCGTGAAGCGCAAACTTGGTGAGCTCGGGGCTTCCAAAGCGGCGCTTGAAGAAGCGGTTGGGGAAGCGCAAAAGTCAGGCTCCGCCTCTACCGAGGCTTACGTGATCGACAACCTCTCTCACACACTCCGACAACTCGGGGATGTAGCTGGCGCTCAGAGGTCTCTCGATCGCTCAGAGGTACTTCGTGATGACAACGCCCTCGAAGTTGACACGATGACGCTTGTAAATGAGGCGCGGGAAAAGCTGCGATCCCGAGATCGCAAGGAGTCACTGAGGTTGATCGAAGCGGTTCTCAGCAGGTTCGAGCCGGATCAAGATCCGGCAATGTTCGCCTCTGCAAAGGCGGTAGAGGCGCGAGCTCTGTTCGAACTTGGAAACTATGAAGCATGTATTGTCTCCGCCGGCGAAAGTTTGACGTCGAACGAGAAGGTGAAGAACGATGATGGCGCCGCAATTTGCGAGTCACTAATCTCCCGTGCTTATTTGTCTCTCGGAGACAAACGTCAGGCCCGTACCTATGCTGACAGGAGTCAGCAGCGCGGGATCAAATCTGGCAACCGGACCGGAGAAGCTTCCGGATACTGGAACTTGGCGCAAATAGCCGCAGCGGAGGATGATCTGACAGAAGCCGCTGAGCTGACCGAGTCGGCCCTGCGAGTTGCTAGAGATGGAGCGAACAAACCACTAGAAACAGCCATCGCTCACTGGTTCGAAGCCTACATTGACCAGAAGAACCGTACATAAGGTGCTGCGGCGGCGAATGGATTAGGTATTCCACCGAGAGCAGGAAATTAAAGCCAGGCGTCTGATTGCCACCATTCTTGTGTGGGCCACACGAAGCACGTCAGGCGCCCACCTGCGACTGTCCCGCAGCCCGTGTCGATTAGTGCGGAGGTCTCAGATATTTTCGGGATTAACTCTGCCTGTGTGATGTGCCCAGAAACGACGAATGCACCACTGTCTGGCGCCAACCTTGCGTCATGAACTGCTACTAAACCCCGCTCGAAGTAAGCCGGTTTAAGTGATCGGAGAAAGGATCTGTGCGACTCAGGCACGTCAGCGCGGAATCGTTTGATCGAATTCGAAAATGGGGGAGTGAGATATGACCGAATCGTCTTCGCCCCGCCCATCTTGAGGAAATCGTCTATCTCTCCGTCGCCATCCAAGGCCTTCAAAAAAGCCAAATCATGATTTCCCTGCAAGAAAGTGGTTCGGGCCGGAAATCGCGCCTGAAGTTGTACCAGCTCTTCTATAACCAACCTAGAGTCCATCCCCCGGTCGACATAGTCCCCGAGAAATACTATGTGGTCGGTCGTCAACAACGCCTGTCGAATGACGCTTCGCAACTCGATGATGCATCCATGAATGTCACCGATAAACGCAGTCTTCAAAGGATCACCCTTGGAATGATCGTGTAGGGGGAGCCGTCGTGGTTACCAAGAATCAGGATCGCCGCATCTCCCAAGTCAGTGTCATCGAACTCTACGATGACGTCAGTCAGAGTTTCGGCGGCGAGCGACTCGATTTCTCCCGACAAAGTCTCAATCCTGACCCTTAGTTCGTACAGCAATTCTGGCGTCGGAGGCCCTTGGACGTCAGAGTGCGACGACAGTAATTTGATGAGATCGGGGTCTTTAAAACGTCCCGCAAGCTCTGCAACCGAAAAACACGGAGAGCCAGTTTCGAAGGCTCTCGCGTAAGTTGCTGTCCGAAGTACGTATCTCGCGTGCCGCACAAACCCATCGAGTCTAAAGTGCTGTTCGTCAATGGGGAGGGTGAGCAGTTTGGCCAAGTTCCGTACGCGACTCCAAAGCCGTTCGAGATCGATGCCACCAAACGTCGCCAGTTGATCGATAACGACACCGTCACTGTCATGTAGGACGACGGCGTCCCGTGCCAAATGAGCTCCAAAAAGGGTGTGTATCGCAGTGGCAAATTGTTCAAGATCATACGTGGAGAGATTTGCTCGTCCCGATGCGATTGTCGATCCAGGATGCTGACTCACAGCCAGAAGGTCGATGTCCGACGATGCGGTGTAGTCCCCCCTCGCATAGCTGCCGTACAGGATTACTCCGACCGCGCGAGTCGGCAACGCGACGACAATCTCCTCTACCACCTCGTCGGGTAGGTTACGAACACGCAGAGCGTTGCGTACTGCAGATTCGGAAATCAGCCTCGGAGAACCAAATTGCTCCATCAAATCACGCCCCCCTTGTTCTGTCTCTGCCGCACTGATGCACCGCACCGAGGGGGCTAAGCGGGTTAACTGATTGGATGAGACCAATCAGGCGCCAGCCGGTCAAAGGCCCAACACCGTCCCGTGGATTTCAGTCCAGCTTGCCACAAGGGAGCTCGAAACCAGCGACGTCGGATTTCGTTTTTGAGGCAAGCGACGATTCAAATTGAGCCAAAAAGCGGGTCGGGGATGGCCGCGGACGGGTTGTGCGAACCCGTAACGCACTGACGCGATCCGCAATTCCGATGAGGGATCGCGGTGACCCGTGGCGCGATACCCGGTCGTGACCAGAAAGCGGCCGACGACTCGCAATCAAGAGACCGAAAACCTCGCGACTCGAGCTTGTTCGGCCGACCGTAAATCGAGAGCGTCGTTTCGTATATCTGTTCACGATGATCCTCATTGACGAAAATTAGCCCTAGCCTTGAGGCGAGCGGGCTGATCGTGATGCGATCAACTATCATGATTCCCAAAAGCGATAAGTCTTCACCAATTAGGCGCGTTGTCTGGGTACGTTGGTGGCATGCACTTCGTCGACCGCGACCCCATGGATGCACCCCCGCCCGAGACCGCCGACGCCGCGGCCGCGCGGTTCGGGGTGCCGCTGATGGGCTTCGCGAGGCAGGCGTCACTCACCGAGTTCGGGGTCTCGACGGTCGGATCGTCTTCGAACGGCGGGCCGACGTCGCTCGACTCGGTCGCCCTCAGCTACACCGTCTGGCGGAATCCGGCCGATCCTGCCGACCCGGTGAACCTCGCGGACCTCACCGATGCCCTGCGCGAGTCCCTCGACGCTGAGCCGATCAAACCGCTGCCACCCTGGATGCTCGAACTCCGCCGGCTGATGCACTACCCGGCGCTCTGGGAGGGCACGCTGACGACGCGGATGCCCGCAGCCGCCGGCCAGACCCCGGAAGCGGTTCTCGTGGCGCACGCCAACCACATCCTGACCAACACCTTCCGCGACGAACGGGTCGTCGGCGCCTTCCCGGGGCAGCTGGACTCTCCCGTCGAGCAGCGCCACATCCGGCCGACAAGCGTGCGAATCGACGGCGTCGACGTTCCGGGCCTCGGCATCGACACCGACCCGCACGTCTACGCTGTCGGGGCCGACCTCGGAGACAGGATGCTGACGGCTGTCGTCGCTCGCGACCACCTCCCGTACGTCACCCTCGCCTTCGAGACGCGCCGCCCGCGCGACGCTGCGTGAGCGCGGACGGCCGAGCC
Above is a genomic segment from Subtercola boreus containing:
- a CDS encoding DUF4062 domain-containing protein, whose translation is MGRKLIGRRIFVASPGDVADERKLVSQIVDEFNSTEGFNQGTAYFVRGWEHLSGTVQRPQEAINELVLRDCDYLIVILGSRWGTPPQVGGGYDSGTEEEFFEALRLLADIKAPMRDMLVMFKDQGIKPDSTAQSKKVDEFRDRLERSRQILFNVFDNEFAFAGFVRGALQNWAPQDIAPFAREVTLPEPSSLPEISGDRQPRELLDIAQSKLNSGLVVQAERLFDAAIADGDPDSLAAYAKFMRRAGRYERSEELNNLILTSPSIADGLDNESASRRAMALAGIGIVKRKLGELGASKAALEEAVGEAQKSGSASTEAYVIDNLSHTLRQLGDVAGAQRSLDRSEVLRDDNALEVDTMTLVNEAREKLRSRDRKESLRLIEAVLSRFEPDQDPAMFASAKAVEARALFELGNYEACIVSAGESLTSNEKVKNDDGAAICESLISRAYLSLGDKRQARTYADRSQQRGIKSGNRTGEASGYWNLAQIAAAEDDLTEAAELTESALRVARDGANKPLETAIAHWFEAYIDQKNRT
- a CDS encoding metallophosphoesterase; protein product: MKTAFIGDIHGCIIELRSVIRQALLTTDHIVFLGDYVDRGMDSRLVIEELVQLQARFPARTTFLQGNHDLAFLKALDGDGEIDDFLKMGGAKTIRSYLTPPFSNSIKRFRADVPESHRSFLRSLKPAYFERGLVAVHDARLAPDSGAFVVSGHITQAELIPKISETSALIDTGCGTVAGGRLTCFVWPTQEWWQSDAWL
- a CDS encoding nucleotidyltransferase domain-containing protein encodes the protein MVEEIVVALPTRAVGVILYGSYARGDYTASSDIDLLAVSQHPGSTIASGRANLSTYDLEQFATAIHTLFGAHLARDAVVLHDSDGVVIDQLATFGGIDLERLWSRVRNLAKLLTLPIDEQHFRLDGFVRHARYVLRTATYARAFETGSPCFSVAELAGRFKDPDLIKLLSSHSDVQGPPTPELLYELRVRIETLSGEIESLAAETLTDVIVEFDDTDLGDAAILILGNHDGSPYTIIPRVIL